The Methylomonas rhizoryzae genome includes the window GATGCTTCAGAGCATTCAAAGCAACCAGGACATCGACCGGCTGACCGTAAACATGCATCAGCAAGCGCTTGACCACGAATTGAACAATTCACCTGACGGCACATCGACAGATTTAAAATCATTCGTCCCATCGCCGTCCGCTGAGCTTTCCAGCTTGCCCCCCGCCATTGCCGATTGCGTATCCGAGTGGACCATCGCGTTCAGCCCTCATGCCCACATGTTGAAAACCGGCAACGAGCCTATCAGAATGTTTCGAGAACTGGCTACGCTAGGGGAGTTAAGCGTAAAAGCCGATTTACAGGGCGTGCCTGACTTGTTCGATCTTGACCCGGAAGAATGCCATCTGTCTTGGAGCCTCACGTTAAAAGGAAATGTTCCCGCAGCCGATATTGACGAAATTTTTGATTGGGTGGAAGAAGATTGCGATTTCGCCAAACAAGCCCATTACGTAACAACCTCCATCCTTGCGGATAGCCGCAGCTATAGCAACGAAGACAACAACTACAGTGGCGCGGTTTATAACACAGAAGGGCCGAACGCCTTTTCGTCCGACGAAGATTCTTCCTCGATTGCGAATAACGACATTCAAGACCCGACCAACAAAAACAAAAAAGACGAAACTAAAGCCGCTGCTAAAGGTTCCAGTTCCATTAGGGTAGATACCAGTAAGATCGACACATTAATCAATATGGTCGGTGAGCTGGTAATCACCCAATCCATGCTCAGCCTAATCGGTGAGCATTTCGAACTCAATAAATTGGATCAGCTAAAAAACGGCCTTTCCCAGCTGGAGCGCCATACCCGGGAATTGCAAGAAAGCGTGATGAATATACGAATGCTGCCGATCAGCTTCGTATTCAGCCGTTTTCCACGCCTCACCCACGACCTTAGCAGCAAACTCGGCAAAAAAGTCGAGCTTAAATTGGTTGGCGAAAATACTGAAGTCGATAAAACGGTTGTCGAATTACTCAGCGACCCCTTAGTGCACCTGGTTAGAAACAGCTTGGACCACGGCATAGAAATGCCCTCGGTTCGAATTGCCGCCGGCAAACCGGAAGTGGGTACGGTGACGCTGGAAGCCTATCATCGCGGCGGCAATATCGTCATAGAAGTCAAAGACGACGGCAAAGGTCTCGATAAAGAAAAACTCAGAACCAAAGCAATCGAAAAAGGACTCATCGACCCGGACACCATTCTTACGGATAAACAAACCTACGAACTGATATTCATGCCGGGCTTCTCTACCGCAGAGAAACTAACCGATATTTCCGGCCGCGGTGTCGGCATGGACGTGGTACGCCGCAACATTCAATCGCTGGGCGGCAATATCGAAATTGTGTCCGAATTAGGCCGCGGCACAACCATATCGATTCATCTACCGTTGACCTTGGCGATACTCGACGGTCAATCGGTTGCGGTCGGCAACGAGACCTATATCGTACCGCTAGGCGCCATCATCGAATCCCTGAACATAAAAGAAGAGCGGGTAAACCGAGTGGTAGGCAAAGGCGAAACCTTCAAATTGCGCGATCAATATCTGCCCATTATTCGGATGCACGAGATTTTCAATGTCCCTACCGCGAAACACACCAAACTGACGGAAGGTCTTTTAGTGGTAGTCGAAGGTCAAGGCGAACGTTGCGGCTTGTTTGTGGACGATCTTCTCGGGCAACAACAAGTAGTCATCAAGTCATTAGAGGCGAACTACAGGCGAATCGAGGGCGTTTCCGGCGCCACCATACTCGGCGACGGTTCGGTGGCTCTGATACTTGACATACCGGGCTTAGTGCGACTGGCAAATCAATAATCTAACGGCTTATGTCTCAAATACAAGAAAGCGAATTAACTGAAAAAAGGCTGCAATTAGATAGCGAGCAGTTTTTAAGCTTTACTCTAGGCAAAGAAGAATATTGCGTCGATATTTTGCGCGTGCAAGAAATTCGTAGCTGGGAACCGGTATCGAGAATCCCCAACGTACCCAGCTACGAAAAAGGCGTGGTTAATTTACGCGGTTCGATTGTGCCTATTATCGATTTACGGGAACGCTTCCAACTCGGCCGAAGCGAATATACGCCGTTAACCGTTGTCGTAGTCGTTCAGGCCCATATCGGCGATAAAACTCGGATTATGGGCATCGTTGTTGATACTGTGTCGGACGTCATTGATGTCAATAAGAAATTAATACAAGGCGCTCCGAATTTCGGCACTAAAGTCAGTACCGAATTTATCAGCGGCCTGGTATCCGTGAACAATCGCATGGTTATGCTGCTTGATGTAGATAAATTACTGAGATTGGATGGCGTAGACGATGATGACGATACGGTCAAAGCCGCTACTTCGCATTAAACCTTACACATTTATTTATAACTTTTGCCGCTAAATAATATTTATCAGTTAATTAATTTTACCTCCATGCAAGCCGGCCACGCCCGGCTTGCAAGCGAAAGCCCAATTCACTGATACGCAAAAAACCACGAATTCGAAAATACGTCGGGAGAAATACATGTTTAACTCATTATTTAACAAGCAAGCGAATTCTGTTAATGATCGACACAACCAGAGCGCGATGCAAACCGACTACCTCGGCCAAATCGATGCGATAGAAAAATCCCAAGCCGTAATCCATTTCAACCTGGACGGCACCATAATAAAAGCCAATGATATATTTCTGAAAACCATGGGATATACATTGGACGAAATTAAAGGCAAACATCACGGTATATTTGCAACACCTGAATATCAAAACAGCCTGGAATACAAGCAGTTTTGGGAAAAACTGAACCGAGGCGAATACGACAGGGGTGAATACAAACGGATAACCAAAAGCGGCAAAGAAGTGTGGTTGCAAGCCACTTACAACCCCATTATGGATACTAACGGCCGGCCGTTTAAAGTGGTGAAATTCGCCACCGACATCACCGAAGCCAAACTTAGAAACGCGGATTACCTAGGGCAAATAGAAGCCATCAAAAAATCGCAGGCCGTCATCGAGTTCAACATGGACGGCACCATTATTACCGCTAACGATTTATTCTTGAAGGCTATGGGCTATGGTCTGGACGAAATAAAGGGCAAACATCACAGCATATTTGCCTCTCAGGAAGAAGCATCCAGCCCGGCGTATAAACAATTTTGGGAAAAACTTAATCGCGGCGAATTCGACAGCGGCGAATACAAGCGTATTGGCAAAGGCGGCCGGGAGGTGTGGCTGCAAGCTTCTTACAACCCCATCATGGACATGAACGGCAAACCGTTTAAAGTCGTTAAGTACGCCACAGACGTTACCGAAACCAAACTCATCAATGCCGACTATACCGGACAAATCAACGCGATCCATAAATCGCAGGCCGTCATCGAATTCAACATGGACGGTACGATAGTCAATGCCAACCACTTGTTTTTAAACGTGATGGGTTACAGCCTCGACGAAATCAAGGGCAAACATCACAGAATGTTTGCCGATCCGGAAGAAGCTGCCAGCCCGATGTATCGGCAATTTTGGGAAAAACTCAATCGCGGCGAATTCGACAGCGGCGAATACAAGCGCTTCGGCAAAGGCGGTAGGGAGGTGTGGCTGCAGGCTTCTTACAACCCCATCATGGACATGAACGGCAAGCCGTTTAAAGTCGTCAAATACGCGGCGGATATAACGGAACAGACCTTAACCAAACAAACCTTGGAACAAGTCTTCTCGGAAGTCGGCGAAGTGATGAACTTTGTTTCGGAAGGTGATTTGACCCATAAAATACTGGGCGATTACGAAGGCATTTACTTGGATTGTAAAAATGCGATCAACGCGACGATAGACAGGCTGAGCGAAATCGTCACGCAAGTCAACGAATCGGCGACGTTCATCAACAACTCCTCTCAGGAGATTGCCAGCGGCAACAATAACTTGTCTCAACGCGCCGAACAGCAAGCGGCAAACTTGGAGCAAACCGCAGCCAGCATGGAAGAACTGACCAGCACAGTAAAAAACAACGCGGAAAACGCTCAACAAGCCAACGCCGTAGCCAGTAATGCGCGGGAGCTGGCCGAAAAAGGCGGCAACGTGGTGGCGGCCGCGATGACCGCCATGCAGGAAATTAACGAAAGCAGCAACAAAATTGCGGACATCATTGGCGTGATCGACGAAATCGCTTTCCAAACCAATTTATTGGCACTCAACGCCTCCGTCGAGGCCGCTAGAGCCGGCGAACAAGGGCGCGGCTTTTCAGTGGTCGCCACCGAAGTACGAAACCTTGCCCAGCGAAGTGCTACGGCAGCGCGGGAGAGTAAAGAGCTCATTCAAACAAGCGTCCAAAAAGTCAGAGCGGGTAGCGAGTTTGTCAATCAAACCGGATCTTCGTTAAACGAAATCGTCACCAGCGTTAAAAAAGTCGGCGACATCGTGGCGCAAATAGCAGCGGCAAGCGCTCAGCAATCGTCCGGCATCGCGCAAGTCAATCAAGCGGTGGCGCAAATGGATGAAATTACTCAGCAAAATGCCGCATTAGCCGAAGAAGCCTCTGCAGCCAGCGTATCGATGAGCGACTTATCGAATAACATGGTCGAACTATTATCATTTTTCAAACTCGACAACCACCCGGTATCCTCTAAACATAGCAGCCCGAAATCACATAAAACACATCAACCCGCTCGACCAAGTACTGTCGTAGAGGCTACACGCAAGTCGTCAACCCAAGCGCCTAAAAAAACTTATAAAAGTGTGGCCGGCGATGAAGATTGGCAAGACTTTTGAGAGCAAGCGTAGATTTGATGCCGAATTATTGGGAAAACAAAATGAGCTCCACTGCCAAGCCTGAAAATCAAGTCGAACAATTCCTGACTTTTGAACTGGCGGGAGACGCATACGCGATAGAAATACTCAAAGTACAAGAAATTCGCGGCTGGGAAAAAGTCAGAAAAATTCCCAACACCCCATCATATGTAAAGGGCGCCTTAAATTTACGCGGCACTATTGTGCCGATTATCGACCTTCGCGACCGGTTTAATATGGAGCCTGCAGAATATACACCGGTCACGGTCGTAATCGTAATGTGTATTCAAACGGAAAGCTCAGGCAAGCTGGTAATGGGAATAGTGGCCGATGCGGTTTCCGATGTATTGGACATCCATCCGGAGGATGTAAAATCTCCCCCTAATTTAGGAGTCAAAATTAATACTCGCTATATTCGCGGCATGTATGTGGGTAGAAAAAATATGGTGATGTTGCTGGATGTAGACAAATTGCTTAATCCTGACGAATTTGTCGAAATTTCAAATATCCCGGACGTATTAAGCGGAAAATGAGTGCGCGAATTGTTGCCGTTATTAATCAAAAAGGCGGAGCAGGTAAAACCACCACATGCGTTAATCTCGCTCATGCTTTATCGAGATTGGGCTATCGCGTTTTAACAATAGACCTCGATCCTCAAAGTCATCTGGGAATAGCCCTGGGACAAACAAGCCGTACCCAATCTGGAATCGATCAAGTTCTGCTTGGCCTGAGCTCGATAGAAATTCAAATGCTATTAGTTCGCGAAAATTTAAACTTGATCGTGGCCGGCCCCAGACTACAAGAAATCGAACAGCTTGCCGACGGAACCAGCCACCGAGGTGATTTGTTAAAAACCGCACTGACCAATTGCAACGATCTGGACTTTATATTTATCGACTGTCCACCTTCGTCTGGAATTTTGGTAGCAAATGCTTTATTTGCGGCTGAAGAATTGCTAATACCTATGACCAGCGACTATATGGCATTACAGGGCTTATCGCATTTAATGGGTACAATTAAAAAATTCGAAGCCGCTTTAGCTAAAAACTACAAAATTAAACTGGTAATGTCACGCTACATTCCAACTAGGCGGCTTTCTCATGACGTACTGGAAACCATACAAAAATATTTTCCCAATCAGATATTAAAAACCCCGATTCGAGAGACCGCGTCTTTAGCCGAGAGCCCGAGCTTCGGTAAAACCATTTTCGAATATCGCCCCGGATGGCGGTCGGCAAAAGACTTTTCGTCACTAGCAAACGACTTTATTAACGAGAGGGTGATGTGATGTCCGAACAAAATGAGCATAGTTTAATCGGTTACGATCCATTAGCATGGATGAAGGATGCAGAACAATCTAAAAATCATCTGATTGCAGAAAACGATGCATTTGTCGACTCGGAATCAATCCTTAAAACTACCAAAGCTGAGACTCTAGCGTCGGATAGTCTAATCACCGCTACCGAGTTATCCGAAGCTGAATGTAATGCAAATCTCCCTCAAAACATACCATCAGAAAATAACATCGAAATAACCCCAAATAAAAACGCTGACACAGCGAGCACCGCTCAAATTACATTAGAAAAAGCGCCAAGCATTCAGAACATTAATCTGCTACACGAGCAACTGCTAGCTGCCTTAAATAAAAATAATAAAATCGATATAGACGCATCTGCGGTCATCTCCATCGATACAGCCACATTGCAGCTATTGCTAGTCGCTAAACGGACGGCACTCCCCCTTCACAAGCAAATCTCGATCGACTTTCCTTCAGACCAGTTTATTGCAGCCGCTCATTTGCTGGGGCTTGCCGAAATATTAGACGTTAACCACGCCGCCGCAGGATTTTTTTAAAAAATTCGGCGTAAAATAAACTTAATATACTACTTACTCCCCATAACAAGTAGCAATACACGCCAATAGCGGCCTGATGCGAAATAAATTTATTACATTATCATGCAGAAAGAACTATAAAAAGCCATATATATTATGAGCGCAAATATAAAAGAAAAGCCCCGCGAGTTTGAATATACTCTGGAAGACTTTGACTACCTTAGAAAAATATCTAACGAGCACTCCGGCATCCAAGTACCAAATGATAAATTCGACATGTTTTACTCTCGCTTATCCAAGCGGGTTCGCCTGTTAGGCTTAAAAAACTTTAAAGAATATTGCAAATATTTAGAGTCCAATCCGGAGCATGAATTTACTGAATTCATTAATGCGGTAACAACCAACTTGACCTCGTTCTTTAGAGAAAATCATCATTTTGAATACATTATAAATCCGCTTTTACCGAATTTACTAAAAAGAAATCAAAATCGGCAACAAATAAAAATATGGTCGGCCGGATGCTCAACCGGCGAAGAACCTTATTCTCTAGCCATGACATTATTGGAAAATACGCCACCAGCTTGGAGCATCAAGATTTTAGCCACGGACTTGGATACCAACGTATTGGCGACAGCGGCAGAAGGAATATATTCGATGGATCTGGTTGAAAATATTGGAGAGAAGCGGCTACAACGCTGGTTTCAAAGAGGAACGGGCTCCCAAAACAATAAAATTCGCGTTAAACAGGAACTTAAACAAATTATAAGTTTTAAGCAATTAAATCTAATAAAAGAGTGGCCCATACAAGGCAGCTTTGATTTTATTTTTTGCCGAAACGTATTGATATATTTTGACAAGGATACTAAAGAAAAATTAGCCAACCGTTACGCTGGCGTGCTCAATGCCGGAGGCACTTTGTTTATCGGACACTCCGAATCTTTACATCAGCTGGACACCCCTTTTCACCTTATTGGTAAAACCATATACCAAAAAGCCTTATGAATAAACGGCACGACATACCTCCGGCTGCCATTCCCGGCTTTTCCGAGATAAATAGATATTGGGATCAAGAAAACCAAATCATTTCCGCTAAATTATTACCGGGTGAATATTATGTCACCTATGAAGACGAAATGATTACTACCGTTTTAGGTTCCTGCGTATCGGCCTGTATTCGCGACAGCGTCTCCGGTGTTGGCGGCATGAATCACTTTATGCTCCCCGAAACGAGCAAAACAAAGCTGGCATCCCGGGATGAGTCGGTTATTGGTACCGCTTTACGTTACGGAAACTATGCCATGGAGCACTTAATCAATACGATCTTACAAAACGGCGGCAAACGAAAAAACCTTGAAGTCAAATTATTTGGCGGCGGCAAAATTATTGCCACCTTAGGCGATGTAGGCTCCCGGAATATTGCCTTCGTTATGGATTACGTGGATATGGAGGCGCTAAAATTGGCATCGCATGACCTAGGCGATATTTATCCTCGGAAAGTAAACTATTTTCCGAAAACCGGTAAGGTTAGAATGAAAAAAATCAAAGACCTACATAACGAAACCATCATCATGCGGGAAAAACAATACGGTTCTCAAATTAAAGACATTGAAATTGAAAGCGACATAGAATTGTTCTAGGAAATTTCATGGATAAAATTAAGTTGCTGATAATCGATGATTCCGCATTGATTCGGCAAATGCTCACTAAAATTTTCAGCGAAACCAACGACATCGAAGTAGTCGGTACCGCAAGCGATCCTTTAATTGCCCGAGAAAAAATAAAGGCGTTGAATCCTGACGTGCTAACCTTGGATGTCGAAATGCCCAGAATGGATGGATTAACATTTCTTCGCAACTTGATTCGGCTTCGGCCCATGCCCGTGGTAATGATTTCTACGCTGACATCTCAAGGCGCAGAGGTCACCTTGGAAGCGCTTGGGCTAGGCGCGATAGACTTTGTCGCAAAGCCCAAAGCGGACGTCGCTCAGGCTCTGCAAGTTTATGCGGATGAAATTATCGAAAAAGTGCGTATAGCGGCAAAAGCCAAAGTAAAAGCATTGGAACTATTCAACTCCTCTAGCCAAGTGACAAACCGGGACGACAACAACACGACCCCGATTTACAAAAATCATTTTCGAACTACCAACAAAATTGTTGCGGTCGGCTCTTCAACAGGAGGCACGGAAGCACTGAAGCAAGTGGTAAAAAGATTGCCCGCTAATGCTCCGGCCATGGTTGTTACTCAACACCTACCTGTTGCCTTCAGTGCGTCCTTTGCCAAGCACGTTGACGAAGCCGGATTATTGAACGCTCACGTTGCCTACGACGGCCAGCTTATAGTTCCGGGAAACGTTTATATCGCACCGGGAGATAAACATTTAAAGGTAGCGCGAGACGGCGCACGCTATATCTGCCGTTTAGACGACGGTCCATTGGTTAATCGGCATAAGCCATCCGTTGAAGTGTTGTTTCAATCAGTCGCTGAAAACGTCGGTAAAAATGCAATCGGCGTCATGTTGACCGGAATGGGAGCGGATGGTGCCAACGCGATGCTGCAAATGCGGCAAGCCGGCTCAATCAACATAGTTCAAGACGAAGCCTCGTGCGTTGTTTGGGGCATGCCGGGGGAAGCCTTCAAGCGCGGCGCCGCTCACCATGTGCTTTCCCTAGACAAAATAGCCAATCAAATCATGGCATTAGTTGACGGATGACTCTATGATAATATTTCTCCGTAATCATGGAGTCGCATTAGTCTGTACAGTGCTATTATTGAGCGCCTCCCCCATCCTTCTGCCTGCGACCATTGGAGTTTGGTTGCCGAGCGCTGTAATCGCCGGTATTTGGATTTACAAAATCTGGAAACTGGATAAACATCAACAACCACTGCATACCTACGACTCTAACGAAGAGTCCGGCCGCCTGCATCGTGTCATAGACCGCTACGTAAACGGACTTAAGTCTTGCAGCGATGAACAAGTGCAAGTCTACTTCGATGAACTGCATAAATTGAAATTTATCGTGGCCGACGCCGTGGCCACTATGAGCAATAGTTTTAACACGTTGCACCGCTTGACGTCCGGCCAGTCGCAAATCGTACACGCCCTGCTCAAGGATTTGGAAGGCGGGAATTCCGAATCCGACGCTACCATGACTTTTCAACAATTCACGGAAGAAACCGATCTTGTGCTGGGTTATTTTATCGAGCACATCCTCCAAATCAGCAAACAAAGCATGGAAATGGTGGGGGTCATCAACGATGTGGGCAGTCATATGTCACTAATTGAAAAACTACTGGGAGACGTGCAAAAAATAGCGGACCAAACCAATTTGTTGGCTTTAAACGCCGCGATAGAAGCCGCACGTGCAGGTGAAGCCGGCCGGGGATTCGCCGTAGTCGCTGACGAAGTCAGAACCCTATCCAAACATTCGGATAAATTTAGCGAGGAAATAAGAACGGTCGTCGTATCGTCCAAACACAATATTCACCTTGCACAGTCGATGATAGAAGTAATGGCTTCTAAGGATATGAATCTCGCCATCAGTTCGAAAGCCAAGATCGGTAAAATGATGGCGGACATTGCAGTCATTAACGACAAGGTTTCCCGGAGTGTGGCCGAGGTTTCAGAGATAACCGAAAAGGTGGAATCGAGCGTCAACGATGCCGTCAGAAGCTTGCAATTCGAAGACATGTCCCGACAACTCATTGAATGCCTGCAACAAAATCTTCAACACTTACGCGCGCTATCCGACGAGATCGAGATCGGCATTAGCGTTTTTAAAACTAGCGACCCCGCGGAATGGGAAAAACAACTGAATGACGGCACCGATCGGATGAAAGCCATGAAACAAGAATGGCGTAGCACCCAGAATACCGTAGTAACCCAAAACTCGGTTGCCGAAGGTGAAATCGAGTTATTTTGACTTTCAAAGCCCGCAATAATCGCTAAACTTTAAGATCAGCCCCTACTCGTGCGGACTGCATACGTCTTTTCCACCCTCCTTTTCTAACTGACAACTCGATATTTCAAGAGGCATTAATATGGGCATAGAAGCCAAAGTGGAATTCGGAACCTTGACCATTCGAATAAGCGGACGTTTTGATTTCGGCGTCCACCAACAAATGCGGGAAGCCACCAATCTAGTCAAGCCGGACGTCACCAAGATCGTGGTAGACTTGTCTTTCACTGATTATCTTGATAGTTCCGCCCTAGGCATGCTATTAGTTCTCAGGGAAAAAAGCGCCACACAAAGCAATACTGTGGAAATCAAGGGCGCTCATGCCGAAGTAAAAAAAATACTCGAAATCGCCAACTTCGATAAACTGTTTACCTTGTCTTAACTAAAACCAACGTTCTCCTGAATGGGTCCGCTCCTCCCACTCACTTGCCTAATCGACCGCTGCACAATGCGATGAGTAAGCAAACCGATTTTTCCAACCTGGATTTCGTCAGAGATTTTTTCCATCGCTTTCTACCCAATTCCCAAGTCGTTGCCTTAGCAATCAGCCTAGTCGTAGGCTCATTGCTGATTTACGGCCTTTCCGGCCTTTTAATGCCGGTGTTTGCGTCGATTGTCATCGCGTACTTACTGGATGGCTTGGTCGTCAAGACCGAGAAGCTGGGCTTACCCCATCTGATTTCGGTACACGCCGTGTTTTGTAGCTTTCTTACCGTATTGGGTTTCGTACTTTTTGTGCTGGTTCCGGTCGTATCGGAACAAACGGTGCAACTGGTACAACGCATACCGGAGATGGTCTATAGCGCTCAGACTGAGATTCTCAGATTACCGGAGGTATATCCGGAATTCATCTCCCAAGCGCGAATACGAGAAATCATGTTCGTCGTACAACAAGATTTGTTGAAATACGGCCAAAACATCCTTTCAGGCTCGGCCCAGTCTTTCGCCGGTTTATTAGCCGCCGCGATTTATTTATTTCTGGTGCCGATGATGGTGTTCTTTTTTTTAAAAGATAAACACATATTAATCAAATGGTTGTCTCAATATTTACCTAGCGATATGTCGCTGACCATCACGGTGTGGCAAGAAGTCGATTTGCAAATCGCCAATTACGTCAGAGGCAAGCTCTTAGAAGTATTCATCTTATGGGCGGCCAGTTATTTGACCTTCGCCATGCTGAATCTGAATTATGCAATGTTGTTGGCCGTGCTGATGGGAGCGTCGGTCATCATTCCTTATGTCGGCGCAACCTTGGTCACCTTGCCCGTGCTGGGAGTGGCTTACGTGCAATGGGGTAGTAACAACGGCGATGAATTCATGTACGTATTGATTGCCTATTCGTTGATTCAAGCGATTGACGGCGTCGTCCTGGTGCCCTTGCTGTTTTCGGAAGCAGTCAACTTACACCCTATCGCTATCATCATCGCGATATTATTTTTCGGCGGCCTATGGGGATTTTGGGGGGTATTTTTTGCCATCCCGTTAGCCACGCTGGTTAAAGCCGTGTTAACCGCGTGGCCCAGAGCCGGTCATGCGCACAATACGCTAGGCGTTTAATTACAAATGATCGGAAGCATAGTCCGCAAGCCGCGAGCGCTCTCCCCGCTTTAGGGTGATATGCGCACTGTTTTCCCAGCCTTTAAACCTATCAACCACATAAGTCAGTCCCGAGCTGGTTGCCGTCAAATAGGGCGTGTCGATTTGCGCCAAATTGCCGATACAGATGATTTTCGACCCCGGCCCCGCCCGCGTAATCAAGGTCTTCATTTGCTTTGGCGTCAAATTCTGGG containing:
- a CDS encoding chemotaxis protein CheA; translated protein: MSIDMAQFHQVFFEESFEGLDTMESGLLNLDMGDVDVDEINNIFRAAHSIKGGSGTFGFTAVSDFTHVMETLLDEMRDGRRQVTQQAVNVLLGSVDCLREMLQSIQSNQDIDRLTVNMHQQALDHELNNSPDGTSTDLKSFVPSPSAELSSLPPAIADCVSEWTIAFSPHAHMLKTGNEPIRMFRELATLGELSVKADLQGVPDLFDLDPEECHLSWSLTLKGNVPAADIDEIFDWVEEDCDFAKQAHYVTTSILADSRSYSNEDNNYSGAVYNTEGPNAFSSDEDSSSIANNDIQDPTNKNKKDETKAAAKGSSSIRVDTSKIDTLINMVGELVITQSMLSLIGEHFELNKLDQLKNGLSQLERHTRELQESVMNIRMLPISFVFSRFPRLTHDLSSKLGKKVELKLVGENTEVDKTVVELLSDPLVHLVRNSLDHGIEMPSVRIAAGKPEVGTVTLEAYHRGGNIVIEVKDDGKGLDKEKLRTKAIEKGLIDPDTILTDKQTYELIFMPGFSTAEKLTDISGRGVGMDVVRRNIQSLGGNIEIVSELGRGTTISIHLPLTLAILDGQSVAVGNETYIVPLGAIIESLNIKEERVNRVVGKGETFKLRDQYLPIIRMHEIFNVPTAKHTKLTEGLLVVVEGQGERCGLFVDDLLGQQQVVIKSLEANYRRIEGVSGATILGDGSVALILDIPGLVRLANQ
- a CDS encoding chemotaxis protein CheW — translated: MSQIQESELTEKRLQLDSEQFLSFTLGKEEYCVDILRVQEIRSWEPVSRIPNVPSYEKGVVNLRGSIVPIIDLRERFQLGRSEYTPLTVVVVVQAHIGDKTRIMGIVVDTVSDVIDVNKKLIQGAPNFGTKVSTEFISGLVSVNNRMVMLLDVDKLLRLDGVDDDDDTVKAATSH
- a CDS encoding methyl-accepting chemotaxis protein, giving the protein MQTDYLGQIDAIEKSQAVIHFNLDGTIIKANDIFLKTMGYTLDEIKGKHHGIFATPEYQNSLEYKQFWEKLNRGEYDRGEYKRITKSGKEVWLQATYNPIMDTNGRPFKVVKFATDITEAKLRNADYLGQIEAIKKSQAVIEFNMDGTIITANDLFLKAMGYGLDEIKGKHHSIFASQEEASSPAYKQFWEKLNRGEFDSGEYKRIGKGGREVWLQASYNPIMDMNGKPFKVVKYATDVTETKLINADYTGQINAIHKSQAVIEFNMDGTIVNANHLFLNVMGYSLDEIKGKHHRMFADPEEAASPMYRQFWEKLNRGEFDSGEYKRFGKGGREVWLQASYNPIMDMNGKPFKVVKYAADITEQTLTKQTLEQVFSEVGEVMNFVSEGDLTHKILGDYEGIYLDCKNAINATIDRLSEIVTQVNESATFINNSSQEIASGNNNLSQRAEQQAANLEQTAASMEELTSTVKNNAENAQQANAVASNARELAEKGGNVVAAAMTAMQEINESSNKIADIIGVIDEIAFQTNLLALNASVEAARAGEQGRGFSVVATEVRNLAQRSATAARESKELIQTSVQKVRAGSEFVNQTGSSLNEIVTSVKKVGDIVAQIAAASAQQSSGIAQVNQAVAQMDEITQQNAALAEEASAASVSMSDLSNNMVELLSFFKLDNHPVSSKHSSPKSHKTHQPARPSTVVEATRKSSTQAPKKTYKSVAGDEDWQDF
- a CDS encoding chemotaxis protein CheW, with the protein product MSSTAKPENQVEQFLTFELAGDAYAIEILKVQEIRGWEKVRKIPNTPSYVKGALNLRGTIVPIIDLRDRFNMEPAEYTPVTVVIVMCIQTESSGKLVMGIVADAVSDVLDIHPEDVKSPPNLGVKINTRYIRGMYVGRKNMVMLLDVDKLLNPDEFVEISNIPDVLSGK
- a CDS encoding ParA family protein, whose protein sequence is MSARIVAVINQKGGAGKTTTCVNLAHALSRLGYRVLTIDLDPQSHLGIALGQTSRTQSGIDQVLLGLSSIEIQMLLVRENLNLIVAGPRLQEIEQLADGTSHRGDLLKTALTNCNDLDFIFIDCPPSSGILVANALFAAEELLIPMTSDYMALQGLSHLMGTIKKFEAALAKNYKIKLVMSRYIPTRRLSHDVLETIQKYFPNQILKTPIRETASLAESPSFGKTIFEYRPGWRSAKDFSSLANDFINERVM
- a CDS encoding STAS domain-containing protein; amino-acid sequence: MSEQNEHSLIGYDPLAWMKDAEQSKNHLIAENDAFVDSESILKTTKAETLASDSLITATELSEAECNANLPQNIPSENNIEITPNKNADTASTAQITLEKAPSIQNINLLHEQLLAALNKNNKIDIDASAVISIDTATLQLLLVAKRTALPLHKQISIDFPSDQFIAAAHLLGLAEILDVNHAAAGFF
- a CDS encoding CheR family methyltransferase; protein product: MSANIKEKPREFEYTLEDFDYLRKISNEHSGIQVPNDKFDMFYSRLSKRVRLLGLKNFKEYCKYLESNPEHEFTEFINAVTTNLTSFFRENHHFEYIINPLLPNLLKRNQNRQQIKIWSAGCSTGEEPYSLAMTLLENTPPAWSIKILATDLDTNVLATAAEGIYSMDLVENIGEKRLQRWFQRGTGSQNNKIRVKQELKQIISFKQLNLIKEWPIQGSFDFIFCRNVLIYFDKDTKEKLANRYAGVLNAGGTLFIGHSESLHQLDTPFHLIGKTIYQKAL
- the cheD gene encoding chemoreceptor glutamine deamidase CheD, with the translated sequence MNKRHDIPPAAIPGFSEINRYWDQENQIISAKLLPGEYYVTYEDEMITTVLGSCVSACIRDSVSGVGGMNHFMLPETSKTKLASRDESVIGTALRYGNYAMEHLINTILQNGGKRKNLEVKLFGGGKIIATLGDVGSRNIAFVMDYVDMEALKLASHDLGDIYPRKVNYFPKTGKVRMKKIKDLHNETIIMREKQYGSQIKDIEIESDIELF
- a CDS encoding protein-glutamate methylesterase/protein-glutamine glutaminase, with the protein product MDKIKLLIIDDSALIRQMLTKIFSETNDIEVVGTASDPLIAREKIKALNPDVLTLDVEMPRMDGLTFLRNLIRLRPMPVVMISTLTSQGAEVTLEALGLGAIDFVAKPKADVAQALQVYADEIIEKVRIAAKAKVKALELFNSSSQVTNRDDNNTTPIYKNHFRTTNKIVAVGSSTGGTEALKQVVKRLPANAPAMVVTQHLPVAFSASFAKHVDEAGLLNAHVAYDGQLIVPGNVYIAPGDKHLKVARDGARYICRLDDGPLVNRHKPSVEVLFQSVAENVGKNAIGVMLTGMGADGANAMLQMRQAGSINIVQDEASCVVWGMPGEAFKRGAAHHVLSLDKIANQIMALVDG